A genome region from Rhinopithecus roxellana isolate Shanxi Qingling chromosome 10, ASM756505v1, whole genome shotgun sequence includes the following:
- the NEUROD4 gene encoding neurogenic differentiation factor 4, whose translation MSKTYVKSKEMGELVNTPSWMDKGLGSQNEVKEEESRPGTYGMLSSLTEEHDSIEEEEEEEEDGEKPKRRGPKKKKMTKARLERFRARRVKANARERTRMHGLNDALDNLRRVMPCYSKTQKLSKIETLRLARNYIWALSEVLETGQTPEGKGFVEMLCKGLSQPTSNLVAGCLQLGPQSVLLEKHEDKSPICDSAISVHNFNYQSPGLPSPPYGHMETHLLHLKPQVFKSLGESSFGSHLPDCSTPPYEGPLTPPLSISGNFSLKQDGSPDLEKSYSFMPHYPSSSLSSGHVHSTPFQAGTPRYDVPIDMSYDSYPHHGIGTQLNTVFTE comes from the coding sequence ATGTCAAAAACTTATGTGAAATCCAAGGAGATGGGAGAGCTAGTCAACACACCATCCTGGATGGATAAAGGTCTGGGTTCCCAAAATGaggtgaaggaggaagagagcagaCCAGGTACTTATGGGATGCTCAGCAGCTTAACTGAAGAGCATGACAGTattgaggaagaagaagaagaggaagaagatggggagaaacctaAGAGAAGGGGTCCCAAGAAAAAGAAGATGACCAAAGCTCGCCTTGAGAGATTCAGGGCTCGAAGAGTCAAGGCCAATGCCAGAGAACGGACCCGGATGCATGGCCTGAATGATGCCCTGGATAACCTGAGGCGAGTCATGCCATGCTACTCTAAAACCCAGAAACTTTCCAAGATAGAGACTCTTAGACTGGCCAGGAACTATATTTGGGCTTTATCTGAAGTTCTGGAGACTGGCCAGACACCTGAAGGGAAAGGCTTTGTGGAGATGCTCTGTAAAGGACTCTCTCAGCCCACAAGCAACCTGGTGGCTGGATGTCTCCAGCTGGGCCCTCAGTCTGTCCTCCTGGAGAAGCATGAGGATAAATCTCCTATTTGTGACTCTGCCATCTCTGTCCACAACTTCAACTATCAGTCTCCGGGGCTGCCTAGCCCTCCTTATGGCCATATGGAAACACATCTTCTTCATCTCAAGCCCCAAGTATTCAAGAGTTTGGGAGAATCGTCCTTTGGGAGTCATCTACCTGACTGCAGTACACCCCCTTACGAGGGCCCACTCACTCCACCTCTGAGCATCAGTGGGAACTTCTCCTTGAAGCAAGATGGGTCTCCTGACCTAGAAAAATCCTACAGCTTCATGCCACATTACCCTTCTTCAAGTCTAAGCTCAGGGCATGTGCATTCAACTCCTTTTCAGGCTGGTACCCCCCGTTATGATGTTCCTATAGACATGTCCTATGATTCCTACCCCCATCATGGTATTGGGACCCAACTCAATACAGTCTTCACTGAGTGA